A window from Streptomyces sp. NBC_00271 encodes these proteins:
- a CDS encoding FG-GAP repeat domain-containing protein, producing the protein MGRHALRRGGLAAAVSTLAVTATAITVLAQGPGGATAQAAPVAGAGTKEIALADPSTDTPRVDRPLTAGSTGFLHRQSGVDGLLWTDYDDGSTVAVENANGVYTPGTGCTHLGSQCRTAWYGSDGDLVALPTSLTSKSVTLWDPATHKTSTVTSDYYYRALAGDTVVTGRTLIDSVAGERRERFVTGAWLTVQDQAVVAADSAGVLVESGTALYYVDVDSAVGTRAFGDVTANSSYVQSADRIGWYEPGTGDLHLKSRTDPAAAEEQVVDLPNFGALDGDPVLVGDWLLLPTDTNTGTAITAVSLADGSSRTLLGASGAYAIHASGDDALVTGGTGAADWWVQRVGQAADGSPELTKVREIPAAENAKTGLALSRGSLRVAEENPSSTLDTTSIRTLTMDGAAGLTASAATAGDSVRPACPYAGTTCSAMWGNRGNRPEDVYLTTFDDVDEGGTGLPNADKLVAIGDATSNYTLEFGTQGGRIVDVSDGYAVYDSGGTTPMQYVGRFGYGQQLKRTIRAAALNGSTLWSATSTAGKLTSYGLTEQKTLSTVTVAGAGCVPTELQAAGRWVYWSCGDSAGVYDTKAGTSVPVTPGDVLLGDGFTVRHDHTRDELVLTDAATGATRVIASQLPDSGLVTDRRHRWTVDEYTGLVAWFDTYERTHVATTGVAPSATTVYEGTVDDLIWSKAPDTDSKTWNGYWLLSRPVTSWSLTFTSVQSGETGRAGRNLTGGAATARLSATWNAKATNGTYFPNGPFKWTLKATGLGSATAATVTTGTGIVFGGAAVRHDFNSIEGEPDGVGDLLTLNSSGGLTYQHGTGNGTFSEKTTGTGWATSIKAVPFGDLSGDRCNDVLVRYSSGALRLYKPGCSSALKPSTSYTTLATSGWTQYDILTSPGDMSGDGRPDLITRNSSTGAVYLHKGTSTGKLSSRVKLYDNWKGYKKIVGVGDLNGDGIGDLLAQDKSNTLYRYTGKGNGTFAARVKLFTNWGSTYDTVVGIGDLNRDGKADLVARDTAGKLWRLNGNGAGSFGGRTQIGTGWGGYKSLS; encoded by the coding sequence GTGGGCAGACACGCCCTGAGACGGGGCGGTCTTGCCGCTGCCGTCTCCACACTCGCCGTCACGGCCACGGCGATCACCGTGCTCGCGCAGGGGCCGGGCGGCGCGACCGCCCAGGCGGCGCCCGTGGCGGGCGCGGGCACCAAGGAGATCGCGCTCGCCGACCCGAGCACGGACACCCCGCGCGTCGACCGGCCGCTCACCGCGGGCTCCACCGGCTTCCTGCACCGGCAGAGCGGGGTCGACGGACTGCTGTGGACGGACTACGACGACGGCTCCACCGTCGCCGTCGAGAACGCGAACGGCGTCTACACGCCCGGCACGGGCTGCACCCACCTCGGCTCGCAGTGCCGGACGGCCTGGTACGGCTCGGACGGCGACCTGGTCGCCCTGCCGACGTCCCTGACCAGCAAGTCCGTCACCCTCTGGGACCCGGCGACGCACAAGACGTCGACGGTCACCTCGGACTACTACTACCGGGCGCTGGCCGGTGACACCGTGGTCACCGGCCGCACCCTGATCGACTCCGTGGCCGGCGAGCGACGCGAACGCTTCGTGACCGGCGCCTGGTTGACCGTCCAGGACCAGGCGGTCGTGGCCGCCGACTCCGCCGGCGTACTGGTCGAGAGCGGCACCGCCCTGTACTACGTCGACGTCGACTCGGCCGTCGGCACCCGGGCCTTCGGCGACGTCACCGCCAACTCGTCGTACGTACAGAGCGCGGACCGCATCGGCTGGTACGAGCCCGGCACCGGCGACCTCCACCTCAAGTCCCGCACCGACCCGGCCGCCGCCGAGGAACAGGTCGTCGACCTGCCGAACTTCGGCGCCCTCGACGGCGATCCGGTCCTGGTCGGCGACTGGCTGCTGCTGCCCACGGACACGAACACCGGCACGGCGATCACGGCGGTCTCACTCGCCGACGGCTCCTCGCGGACCCTGCTGGGAGCCTCCGGCGCGTACGCGATCCACGCGTCCGGCGACGACGCCCTCGTCACCGGCGGCACCGGCGCCGCCGACTGGTGGGTGCAGCGCGTCGGCCAGGCCGCCGACGGCTCCCCGGAGCTGACGAAGGTGCGGGAGATCCCGGCGGCGGAGAACGCCAAGACGGGGCTCGCGCTCAGCCGGGGCAGTCTGCGCGTGGCCGAGGAGAACCCCTCCTCCACCCTCGACACCACGTCGATCCGGACCCTCACCATGGACGGCGCCGCCGGCCTGACGGCCTCCGCCGCCACGGCGGGCGACTCGGTCCGACCCGCGTGCCCGTACGCCGGCACCACCTGCTCCGCGATGTGGGGCAACCGCGGGAACAGGCCCGAGGACGTCTACCTCACGACGTTCGACGACGTCGACGAAGGCGGCACCGGCCTCCCGAACGCGGACAAACTGGTCGCCATCGGAGACGCCACGTCGAACTACACGCTGGAGTTCGGGACCCAGGGCGGCAGGATCGTCGACGTCTCGGACGGCTACGCGGTCTACGACTCCGGCGGCACCACGCCCATGCAGTACGTCGGCCGGTTCGGCTACGGGCAGCAGCTGAAGCGTACGATCCGGGCCGCGGCACTGAACGGCTCCACCCTCTGGAGCGCCACCTCCACCGCAGGCAAGCTCACCTCGTACGGCCTGACCGAGCAGAAGACCCTCTCCACGGTCACCGTCGCGGGCGCGGGCTGCGTCCCGACCGAGCTCCAGGCGGCGGGCCGCTGGGTGTACTGGTCCTGCGGGGACTCGGCGGGTGTGTACGACACCAAGGCCGGTACGTCCGTGCCCGTGACCCCCGGTGACGTCCTGCTCGGCGACGGATTCACCGTCCGCCACGACCACACGAGGGACGAACTCGTCCTGACCGACGCGGCTACCGGCGCCACCCGTGTCATCGCCTCCCAGCTCCCGGACTCCGGCCTGGTCACCGACCGCCGCCACCGGTGGACGGTGGACGAGTACACGGGCCTGGTCGCCTGGTTCGACACGTACGAGCGGACGCATGTCGCGACGACCGGGGTGGCCCCGTCGGCCACGACCGTCTACGAGGGCACGGTCGACGACCTCATCTGGTCCAAGGCCCCGGACACCGACTCCAAGACGTGGAACGGCTACTGGCTGCTGTCCCGCCCCGTCACCTCCTGGTCCCTGACCTTCACCTCGGTCCAGAGCGGCGAGACCGGCAGGGCGGGCCGCAACCTCACCGGCGGCGCCGCCACGGCCCGGCTGTCGGCGACCTGGAACGCAAAGGCGACGAACGGGACCTACTTCCCCAACGGCCCCTTCAAGTGGACCCTCAAGGCGACCGGCCTCGGCAGCGCGACGGCGGCCACGGTGACCACCGGCACGGGAATAGTGTTCGGCGGCGCGGCGGTACGCCACGACTTCAACAGCATCGAGGGCGAACCGGACGGCGTCGGCGATCTCCTCACCCTCAACTCCTCCGGCGGGCTGACCTACCAACACGGCACGGGCAACGGCACGTTCTCCGAGAAGACGACCGGCACCGGCTGGGCCACCTCCATCAAGGCGGTCCCGTTCGGCGACCTCAGCGGCGACCGCTGCAACGACGTCCTCGTCCGCTACAGCAGCGGGGCGCTGCGCCTCTACAAGCCGGGCTGCAGCAGCGCGCTCAAGCCGTCGACGTCGTACACCACGCTCGCGACGAGCGGCTGGACGCAGTACGACATCCTCACCTCGCCCGGCGACATGAGCGGTGACGGCCGTCCGGACCTGATCACCCGCAACTCCTCCACCGGCGCGGTCTACCTCCACAAGGGCACGAGCACCGGGAAGCTGTCCTCCCGGGTGAAGCTCTACGACAACTGGAAGGGCTACAAGAAGATCGTCGGCGTCGGCGACCTCAACGGCGACGGCATCGGCGACCTGCTCGCCCAGGACAAGTCCAACACCCTCTACCGGTACACCGGTAAGGGCAACGGCACCTTCGCTGCCCGGGTGAAGCTGTTCACCAACTGGGGCTCCACGTACGACACGGTCGTCGGCATCGGCGACTTGAACCGCGACGGCAAGGCCGACCTCGTGGCCCGCGACACCGCCGGAAAGCTCTGGCGCCTGAACGGGAACGGCGCCGGTTCCTTCGGCGGCCGTACGCAGATCGGCACGGGCTGGGGCGGCTACAAGTCCCTGTCCTGA
- the metG gene encoding methionine--tRNA ligase produces MARHLITSALPYINGIKHLGNMVGSMLPADVYSRYLRQRGHDVLYICATDEHGTPAELAAKEQGLPVDEFCAQAHDAQKAVYDGFELAFDYFGRSSSPQNREITQHFARRLNENGFIEERAIRQVYSPADGRFLPDRYVEGTCPHCGYDKARGDQCENCTRVLDPTDLINPRSAISGSTDLEVRETKHLFLLQSKLQSEVSEWVARHEHEWPQLASSIARKWLTEGLHDRAITRDLDWGVPVPADTWPELAAEGKVFYVWFDAPIEYIGATKEWADAARDTDSENRDWKSWWYEADTGENPVRYTEFMAKDNVPFHTVMFPATELGVREPWKKVDYVKAFNWLTYYGGKFSTSQKRGVFTDHALDILPADYWRYFLIANAPESDDSSFTWEHFTATVNKDLADTLGNFVNRVLSFSKKRFGEEVPAGAEAGAAEAKLGEEIAGLLAEYETQMEALQFRKAAAALRALWSAGNSYLEEKAPWLEIKTDPDGAALTLRTAMNLIHLYSVVSEPFIPASSRAMRSAFALTDDTAVWVSADEARSLSSVPAGTPFTVPPVLFAKITDEDLESYKERFGGAPE; encoded by the coding sequence ATGGCTCGACACCTCATCACCAGCGCCCTTCCGTACATCAACGGGATCAAGCACCTGGGCAACATGGTGGGGTCCATGCTCCCGGCGGACGTGTACTCCCGGTACCTCCGCCAGCGCGGCCACGACGTCCTCTACATCTGCGCGACGGACGAGCACGGCACCCCGGCCGAGCTGGCGGCCAAGGAGCAGGGTCTGCCGGTCGACGAGTTCTGCGCACAGGCGCACGACGCGCAGAAGGCGGTGTACGACGGCTTCGAGCTGGCCTTCGACTACTTCGGCCGCAGCTCCAGCCCGCAGAACCGCGAGATCACCCAGCACTTCGCGCGCCGCCTGAACGAGAACGGCTTCATCGAGGAGCGCGCGATCCGCCAGGTGTACTCCCCGGCGGACGGCCGCTTCCTCCCGGACCGCTATGTGGAGGGCACCTGCCCCCACTGCGGCTACGACAAGGCCCGCGGCGACCAGTGCGAGAACTGCACCCGCGTCCTGGACCCGACCGACCTGATCAACCCGCGCAGCGCGATCTCCGGCTCGACGGACCTGGAGGTCCGCGAGACCAAGCACCTCTTCCTCCTCCAGTCGAAGCTCCAGAGCGAGGTCTCGGAGTGGGTGGCGCGCCACGAGCACGAGTGGCCGCAGCTCGCCTCCTCCATCGCCCGCAAGTGGCTGACGGAGGGCCTGCACGACCGGGCGATCACCCGTGACCTGGACTGGGGCGTCCCGGTCCCGGCCGACACCTGGCCGGAGCTGGCGGCGGAGGGCAAGGTCTTCTACGTCTGGTTCGACGCGCCGATCGAGTACATCGGGGCGACGAAGGAGTGGGCAGACGCCGCGCGAGACACAGACTCGGAGAACCGCGACTGGAAGTCCTGGTGGTACGAGGCGGACACCGGCGAGAACCCGGTCCGCTACACGGAGTTCATGGCCAAGGACAACGTCCCCTTCCACACCGTCATGTTCCCGGCCACCGAGCTGGGCGTGCGCGAGCCGTGGAAGAAGGTCGACTACGTCAAGGCCTTCAACTGGCTGACGTACTACGGCGGGAAGTTCTCCACGTCCCAGAAGCGCGGTGTCTTCACCGACCACGCGCTGGACATCCTGCCCGCGGACTACTGGCGCTACTTCCTGATCGCCAACGCCCCCGAGTCGGACGACTCGTCCTTCACCTGGGAGCACTTCACCGCCACGGTGAACAAGGACCTGGCCGACACCCTCGGCAACTTCGTCAACCGCGTCCTGTCCTTCTCCAAGAAGCGCTTCGGCGAGGAGGTCCCGGCGGGCGCCGAGGCGGGCGCGGCTGAGGCGAAGCTCGGCGAGGAGATCGCGGGCCTGCTGGCCGAATACGAGACCCAGATGGAGGCCCTCCAGTTCCGCAAGGCCGCGGCGGCGCTGCGCGCCCTGTGGTCGGCGGGCAACTCCTACCTGGAGGAGAAGGCCCCCTGGCTGGAGATCAAGACCGACCCCGACGGCGCGGCCCTGACCCTGCGCACGGCGATGAACCTGATCCACCTCTACTCGGTGGTCTCGGAGCCCTTCATCCCCGCGTCCTCCCGCGCGATGCGCTCGGCGTTCGCGCTGACGGACGACACGGCGGTGTGGGTGTCGGCGGACGAGGCGAGGTCCCTGTCCTCCGTTCCCGCGGGCACCCCCTTCACGGTTCCCCCGGTCCTGTTCGCCAAGATCACGGACGAGGACCTGGAGTCGTACAAGGAGCGCTTCGGCGGCGCACCGGAGTAG
- a CDS encoding VWA domain-containing protein gives MGILTLLRNAFGRSRQGRDADAETSPTEATAPTVPAPATEPEPAPAPAQEAEPKIPAPSSEPSVVDELVSAAFDNVTVPKPAEPVLEEKATEETKATEATEEAETEPTPTADSAPAPAPASASASIPSPAPDPEPVSAAEVETEVAAEPEAEPVAETEVEVEAPAEAEAEVEAEAAVEAEAVVEAPAPEPEPVVESEPVAETPEVSAPEPEPTAEEAPEPVAEEVSEPEPEPVIEEAPAPAAEETPEPVAAEASEPVAEEAPEPAAEEPSEPAAEETPAPVTAEEIPTEPTAEPVTEPTTEPVTEPVAAPANEPVAADGDQPPAGPPAPDDESVTGGAGGEEDPAEGEAEAGTTGTDTPATPLTHVKTHAPDLATAYQEAGTALAKRDLTGTRAKVYLVLDRSASMRPYYKDGSAQALGEQALALAAHLDPEAKVQVVFFSTELDGTGELTLSEHENKIDDLHAGLGRMGRTSYHIAVEEVVTHHQKSGTTDPALVIFQTDGAPDAKTPATQSLTDAAKDHPTVFFSFVAFGEQDNKAFDYLRKLKTDNTAFFHAGPTPRELTDAEVYEGVLENWRP, from the coding sequence ATGGGCATTCTCACTCTCCTGCGGAACGCGTTCGGCCGCTCACGCCAGGGGCGTGACGCCGACGCGGAGACCTCGCCGACGGAGGCTACGGCCCCCACGGTCCCGGCCCCTGCCACCGAGCCGGAGCCCGCACCGGCTCCTGCTCAGGAGGCCGAGCCGAAGATCCCCGCACCTTCGTCGGAGCCGTCCGTGGTGGACGAGCTGGTGTCGGCGGCCTTCGACAACGTCACGGTCCCCAAGCCGGCGGAGCCGGTACTGGAGGAGAAGGCGACCGAGGAGACGAAGGCGACGGAGGCGACGGAGGAGGCCGAGACGGAGCCGACTCCGACTGCCGATTCCGCTCCCGCTCCCGCTCCCGCTTCTGCTTCCGCTTCGATTCCGTCTCCGGCTCCGGATCCCGAGCCGGTGAGCGCCGCCGAGGTCGAGACCGAGGTCGCGGCGGAGCCTGAGGCCGAGCCGGTGGCCGAGACTGAGGTCGAGGTCGAGGCTCCGGCCGAAGCTGAGGCAGAGGTCGAGGCTGAGGCCGCGGTCGAGGCTGAGGCCGTGGTCGAGGCGCCCGCGCCCGAGCCGGAGCCCGTGGTCGAATCGGAGCCGGTCGCCGAAACTCCCGAGGTGTCCGCCCCGGAGCCCGAGCCCACGGCCGAAGAGGCTCCCGAGCCCGTGGCCGAGGAGGTCTCCGAGCCCGAGCCGGAACCCGTCATCGAAGAAGCCCCCGCGCCCGCCGCCGAGGAGACCCCGGAACCGGTCGCCGCGGAGGCCTCCGAGCCCGTGGCCGAAGAGGCTCCCGAGCCCGCCGCGGAGGAGCCCTCGGAGCCGGCCGCCGAGGAAACCCCCGCCCCGGTCACCGCCGAGGAAATCCCCACCGAACCGACCGCGGAACCGGTCACCGAACCGACCACGGAACCGGTCACCGAACCGGTGGCAGCCCCGGCGAACGAGCCGGTCGCCGCCGACGGCGATCAGCCCCCGGCGGGGCCACCCGCACCCGACGACGAGAGCGTCACGGGTGGTGCGGGCGGGGAAGAAGACCCGGCCGAAGGCGAAGCCGAGGCCGGAACGACCGGCACCGACACCCCCGCCACCCCCCTCACCCACGTGAAGACCCACGCCCCCGACCTCGCCACCGCCTACCAGGAAGCAGGAACGGCCCTCGCGAAGAGGGACCTCACCGGCACCCGGGCCAAGGTCTACCTCGTCCTCGACCGCTCCGCGTCCATGCGCCCGTACTACAAGGACGGCTCCGCCCAGGCCCTCGGCGAGCAGGCCCTCGCCCTCGCCGCCCACCTCGACCCCGAGGCCAAGGTCCAGGTCGTCTTCTTCTCCACCGAACTGGACGGCACCGGCGAGCTCACCCTCTCCGAGCACGAGAACAAGATCGACGACCTCCACGCCGGCCTCGGCCGCATGGGCCGTACGAGCTACCACATCGCGGTGGAAGAAGTCGTCACGCACCACCAGAAGTCCGGCACCACCGACCCGGCCCTGGTGATCTTCCAGACGGACGGCGCCCCGGACGCCAAGACCCCCGCCACCCAGTCCCTCACGGACGCGGCGAAGGACCACCCCACCGTGTTCTTCTCGTTCGTCGCGTTCGGCGAGCAGGACAACAAGGCCTTCGACTACCTCCGCAAGCTGAAGACCGACAACACGGCCTTCTTCCACGCGGGCCCGACCCCGCGTGAGCTGACCGACGCGGAGGTCTACGAGGGCGTACTGGAGAACTGGCGCCCGTAG
- a CDS encoding PhoX family protein has product MRRLLPLIGTPGSHPGGRSALTCRFRCGDACFHEVPNTSDNAYVGDVIAGAIGRRSMMRAAAVVTVATATGAAVVGTGAQDARAAQAVEGGAAARTGHTVDKAARGLRFSPVAPNTADAVTVPGGYGQNVVIRWGEPILRGAPAFDPEHQTATAQAGQFGYNNDFLALLPLPGERGRQLLVANHEYTDEVLMFRGYDPANPTREQVEVAWAAHGLSAVVVEEDRRTGRLTAVTRHALNRRVTATTEFRLTGPAAGSDLLKTSADPTGRKVLGTLNNCSGGTTPWGTTLHGEENFNQYFANASRDTDKRYGLGTGATERKWERFDKRFDVAQEPNESHRFGYVVEFDPYDPSSRPRKHTALGRFKHEAATVRLTDDGRPVVYTGDDERFDYFYKFVGSKRMRHGSSRSVREHNLSLLDEGTLYVARLTGDSPAAEIDGSGKLPADGEFDGSGEWIPLVTATARGAVSHVDGMTVEEVLVFTRLAGDKVGATKMDRPEDIQPSPHTGKVYVVLTNNTNRGKAGSAGADEANPRNANKHGHILELTERRGRAEATTFGWSLFLVAGDPADPATYFAGFPKDRVSPISCPDNVAFDPHGNLWISTDGNQLGSHDGLLGVATKGERRGELKQFLTVPTGAETCGPIIQDRRVLVAVQHPGEIDGASVEKPASNWPDGPGKIVRPAVVSVWRTDGCDIGV; this is encoded by the coding sequence GTGCGCAGACTGCTGCCGTTGATCGGAACGCCCGGTTCGCATCCCGGTGGGCGATCCGCCCTGACCTGTCGGTTCCGCTGTGGTGACGCATGCTTCCACGAGGTGCCCAACACCAGCGACAACGCGTACGTCGGTGATGTCATCGCCGGTGCGATCGGTCGCCGTTCGATGATGCGGGCCGCGGCCGTCGTCACGGTCGCCACGGCGACGGGTGCGGCGGTCGTCGGCACCGGCGCCCAGGACGCGCGGGCCGCTCAGGCGGTGGAAGGGGGCGCCGCGGCCCGTACCGGACACACGGTCGACAAGGCCGCGCGCGGGCTCCGGTTCAGCCCCGTCGCGCCGAACACCGCCGACGCCGTCACCGTCCCCGGTGGATATGGCCAGAATGTCGTCATCCGTTGGGGTGAGCCCATCCTGCGCGGTGCTCCCGCCTTCGACCCGGAGCACCAGACCGCCACGGCCCAGGCCGGCCAGTTCGGTTACAACAACGACTTCCTCGCTCTCCTCCCGCTGCCCGGTGAGCGCGGTCGGCAGCTGCTCGTGGCGAACCACGAGTACACCGACGAGGTGCTGATGTTCCGCGGCTACGACCCCGCGAACCCCACCCGTGAGCAGGTCGAGGTGGCGTGGGCGGCCCACGGTCTGTCCGCCGTCGTGGTCGAGGAGGACCGCAGGACCGGTCGGCTCACCGCCGTCACCCGGCACGCCCTCAACCGTCGTGTCACCGCCACCACCGAGTTCCGGCTCACCGGCCCCGCCGCCGGGTCCGACCTGCTCAAGACCTCCGCGGACCCGACCGGCCGCAAGGTGCTCGGCACGCTCAACAACTGCTCCGGCGGCACCACCCCCTGGGGCACCACGCTGCACGGCGAGGAGAACTTCAACCAGTACTTCGCCAACGCGAGCCGTGACACCGACAAGCGGTACGGGCTCGGTACGGGCGCGACCGAGCGCAAGTGGGAGCGGTTCGACAAGCGGTTCGACGTGGCGCAGGAGCCCAACGAGTCGCACCGCTTCGGATACGTCGTCGAGTTCGACCCGTACGACCCTTCCTCGAGGCCCCGCAAGCACACCGCGCTGGGCCGCTTCAAGCACGAGGCGGCGACCGTGCGGCTGACGGACGACGGGCGGCCCGTCGTCTACACCGGCGACGACGAGCGTTTCGACTACTTCTACAAGTTCGTCGGCAGCAAGCGGATGCGGCACGGTTCCTCGCGCTCCGTCCGGGAGCACAACCTCTCCCTCCTCGACGAGGGGACGCTCTACGTGGCCCGGCTGACCGGCGACTCCCCGGCCGCCGAGATCGACGGGAGCGGGAAGCTTCCGGCCGACGGGGAGTTCGACGGCAGTGGTGAGTGGATTCCGCTGGTCACCGCGACCGCCCGCGGGGCCGTCTCGCACGTGGACGGGATGACGGTCGAGGAGGTCCTCGTCTTCACGCGGCTCGCCGGTGACAAGGTCGGCGCCACCAAGATGGACCGGCCCGAGGACATCCAGCCCTCCCCGCACACCGGGAAGGTCTATGTCGTTCTGACCAACAACACCAACCGTGGCAAGGCCGGGTCCGCGGGCGCCGACGAGGCCAATCCGCGCAACGCCAACAAGCACGGGCACATCCTGGAGCTCACCGAGCGCCGGGGCCGCGCCGAGGCGACCACCTTCGGCTGGTCGCTGTTCCTCGTCGCGGGCGACCCCGCCGACCCCGCGACCTACTTCGCGGGCTTCCCGAAGGACAGGGTCAGCCCGATCTCCTGCCCGGACAACGTGGCCTTCGACCCGCACGGCAACCTGTGGATCTCCACGGACGGCAACCAGCTCGGCTCGCACGACGGCCTGCTGGGCGTGGCGACGAAGGGCGAGCGGCGCGGTGAGCTGAAGCAGTTCCTGACGGTGCCGACCGGCGCGGAGACCTGCGGGCCGATCATCCAGGACCGGCGGGTGCTCGTCGCGGTCCAGCACCCGGGCGAGATCGACGGCGCGTCGGTGGAGAAGCCGGCGAGCAACTGGCCCGACGGACCCGGGAAGATCGTGCGCCCGGCGGTCGTCTCGGTGTGGCGCACGGACGGCTGCGACATCGGGGTCTGA